The following are encoded together in the bacterium genome:
- a CDS encoding serine acetyltransferase → MKTTADLLADASQALVASYQRHGGINRMDEKNLPNQRSIIRLLDDFMQLLFPGFYGQRVSRHAHMLFYVQGAMDSLLLRCINVFCRALQSQCRTEQCDQQSCLQLAEQHAATLLARLPEIRHRLSRDVMAGYDGDPAARSVEEVILCYPYIYAMAVHRVSHEIHLLQVPMVARMMSEWAHLRTGIDIHPGATIGDRFFIDHGTGVVIGETTEIGNDVKIYQGVTLGALSFPRNPDGTVVKGGKRHPTIRNNVTIYAGATILGGGTVIGENSIIGGNTWITESVPANTLVTFQQQQELRPRAVPDGPADREK, encoded by the coding sequence GACCTTTTGGCTGACGCCAGTCAGGCTCTGGTCGCCAGCTATCAGAGGCATGGCGGCATCAACCGAATGGATGAAAAGAATCTGCCGAATCAACGCTCCATCATTCGCCTGCTGGATGATTTCATGCAGCTACTGTTCCCCGGCTTTTATGGCCAGAGAGTGTCCAGACATGCACATATGCTCTTTTATGTCCAGGGCGCCATGGATTCTCTGCTGCTGCGCTGCATCAATGTTTTTTGCCGCGCCCTGCAGTCCCAATGCCGGACCGAACAGTGCGATCAGCAGAGTTGCCTGCAGTTGGCGGAACAGCACGCCGCCACGTTGCTGGCCCGTTTGCCGGAGATTCGCCACCGTTTGAGCCGCGATGTGATGGCCGGCTATGACGGCGATCCCGCTGCCCGCAGCGTGGAGGAGGTCATTCTTTGTTACCCGTACATCTATGCGATGGCCGTCCATCGGGTCAGCCACGAGATTCACCTTCTGCAGGTGCCCATGGTGGCGCGCATGATGTCCGAATGGGCTCATCTGCGAACCGGCATCGACATTCATCCCGGCGCCACCATCGGGGACCGGTTTTTTATCGATCACGGGACCGGGGTGGTCATCGGTGAAACCACCGAGATCGGCAATGACGTTAAAATCTATCAGGGCGTGACGCTGGGCGCGCTCTCCTTTCCGCGCAACCCCGATGGCACCGTGGTCAAAGGTGGAAAACGGCATCCTACCATTCGCAACAACGTAACCATCTACGCCGGCGCCACCATTCTCGGCGGCGGCACGGTCATCGGTGAAAACTCTATTATCGGCGGCAACACCTGGATCACGGAATCCGTGCCGGCCAATACGCTGGTCACCTTTCAGCAGCAGCAGGAACTCCGGCCCCGCGCTGTACCCGATGGACCTGCTGATCGAGAGAAATAA